The following are encoded together in the Labeo rohita strain BAU-BD-2019 chromosome 17, IGBB_LRoh.1.0, whole genome shotgun sequence genome:
- the egr2a gene encoding E3 SUMO-protein ligase EGR2a — translation MTATTSTRDKINASLSDLMRCLPSHGYSLDEIPTSVPTGFSHVDVGVCSDQFSDASGGGLSTDSFGVEKRGLELPDLSKFSPHSAPVAYTGKISIDAQGSWNHEGIINFVSAGVQDRPPSPGSFSTGSPSEPDCSKIGQTLANMEHMYTGPPPYTCSADGYQDPSAYLSTTTCPITYATPSYSTPKSSIDGTLFSIIPDYGGFYQTSNSQRDNMAVFQDIKPFSCSLESIRVPPPLTPLNTIRHFTLACPVDGPRAAMDCTSPQNVPLRPIVRPRKYPNRPCKTPVHERPYPCPAEGCDRRFSRSDELTRHVRIHTGHKPFQCRICMRSFSRSDHLTTHIRTHTGEKPFSCDFCGRKFARSDERRRHTKIHQRQKDKKGSAPSHSSSADGTAM, via the exons ATGACAGCGACAACTAGTACCAGGGATAAAATTAACGCGTCGCTCAGTGATTTGATGCGCTGTCTGCCGTCACACGGCTACTCTCTGGATGAGATCCCCACATCAGTGCCGACTGGCTTCTCTCATGTGGATGTGGGGGTTTGTTCTGACCAGTTCAGTGACGCGTCGGGAG GTGGCTTGAGCACCGACAGCTTTGGCGTGGAAAAACGGGGCCTTGAACTACCAGACCTGAGCAAGTTTTCTCCACACAGTGCGCCTGTCGCCTACACAGGGAAAATTTCCATCGACGCGCAGGGAAGTTGGAATCACGAGGGAATAATCAACTTTGTCAGCGCAGGGGTGCAAGACAGGCCACCTTCGCCGGGATCATTCTCCACAGGCTCCCCCTCAGAGCCAGACTGCTCCAAAATAGGCCAGACTCTTGCCAACATGGAGCATATGTACACAGGGCCGCCCCCGTACACCTGTAGTGCCGATGGGTACCAGGACCCCTCGGCTTACCTGTCGACCACGACGTGTCCTATAACATACGCCACTCCGTCTTATTCAACTCCAAAGTCAAGCATAGACGGGACGCTTTTCTCTATTATTCCCGATTATGGTGGGTTCTATCAGACCAGCAATAGCCAAAGGGACAACATGGCTGTTTTTCAGGACATTAAACCATTTTCGTGCTCACTGGAGTCTATTAGAGTCCCTCCACCTTTGACTCCCTTGAACACCATAAGACATTTTACACTGGCTTGTCCCGTAGACGGGCCAAGGGCGGCTATGGACTGCACCAGTCCGCAAAACGTCCCACTCAGGCCAATCGTGCGGCCTCGGAAGTACCCGAACCGGCCGTGCAAGACGCCGGTCCATGAGCGGCCGTATCCCTGCCCGGCTGAGGGATGCGACCGGAGGTTTTCGCGCTCGGATGAGCTGACGCGCCACGTTCGCATCCACACCGGCCACAAGCCGTTTCAGTGCCGCATCTGTATGCGCAGCTTCAGCCGGAGCGACCACCTCACGACtcacatacgcacacacacggGCGAGAAGCCCTTCTCCTGTGACTTCTGCGGCAGAAAGTTCGCCAGGAGCGACGAGCGAAGGAGGCACACAAAAATCCACCAGAGACAGAAAGATAAAAAGGGCTCCGCGCCTTCTCACAGCTCGAGTGCCGACGGTACAGCGATGTGA